Proteins co-encoded in one Papaver somniferum cultivar HN1 chromosome 5, ASM357369v1, whole genome shotgun sequence genomic window:
- the LOC113282635 gene encoding protein FLX-like 4 isoform X1 yields the protein MAGHVPSTFEGNFIQGMACRGPFPAHHPLERRHPSERELLENKLAAQKADIERYTMENQRLADTHVSLRHELVDAQQEMQKLQAHIRSIGTESDIQIRLLVDKMAKMEEDVRAGESIKKERLQAHMEAKSLIVVRHELNAQIKHATQELQETQSGVKSLPELHGELNSLSQEHQRLRVTFESEKGLNVELVEQLQRMENIMMSMAKEVEKLRAEVANAENRAYAASNAYGEVFGNQDPYAALPPPPPSLLPPPPLLLPSPPPPPPFLPPPPPPPPPSTPPPSTPVIAAQVDGGYNGNPIKTGVGTSGDAQNVYARGATTALAGSASSSNGGAVVGAGGTTVSSGARSGCER from the exons ATGGCTGGACATGTTCCGTCTACATTCGAGGGAAATTTTATACAAGGGATGGCATGTCGTGGTCCATTTCCTGCTCACCACCCTTTGGAGCGTCGTCATCCGAGCGAGCGTGAGCTCCTGGAGAACAAGCTGGCTGCTCAAAAAGCAGACATAGAACGATACACTATGGAAAATCAGAGATTGGCAGATACTCATGTTTCCCTAAGACACGAACTTGTTGATGCTCAGCAGGAGATGCAGAAGCTTCAGGCTCACATCAGAAGCATCGGAACAGAAAGTGATATTCAGATTCGACTTTTGGTGGATAAGATGGCCAAAATGGAGGAGGATGTTAGGGCTGGGGAGAGTATTAAGAAAGAACGGTTACAGGCACATATGGAGGCAAAATCCCTAATTGTTGTGAGGCATGAGCTTAATGCTCAAATTAAACACGCTACTCAGGAATTACAGGAGACCCAGTCTGGGGTCAAATCATTACCAGAGCTCCATGGAGAGCTTAATAGTTTGTCCCAAGAACACCAGAGGTTACG GGTCACGTTTGAATCCGAAAAGGGTTTGAACGTGGAGCTAGTAGAACAATTGCAAAGAATGGAGAACATTATGATGTCAATGGCAAAAGAAGTGGAGAAGTTACGTGCCGAGGTGGCCAATGCAGAAAACAGAGCTTATG CAGCATCAAATGCTTATGGAGAAGTTTTCGGAAACCAAGATCCTTACGCAGCACTCCCTCCTCCCCCTCCTTCACTCCTACCTCCCCCTCCTTTACTCCTACCTTcgcctccacctccacctccttTTCTCCCACCTCCAcctcctccacctccaccatccaCTCCTCCACCATCTACCCCGGTGATTGCTGCCCAAGTTGATGGTGGCTACAATGGGAATCCTATAAAGACTGGTGTTGGGACATCAGGTGATGCACAAAATGTATATGCAAGGGGCGCCACTACCGCCCTTGCTGGTTCTGCTAGCAGTAGTAATGGTGGTGCTGTTGTTGGTGCTGGGGGTACCACAGTAAGTAGTGGGGCCAGGAGCGGATGCGAAAGATGA
- the LOC113279564 gene encoding uncharacterized protein LOC113279564 → MGENMNLPWVIIGDFNSTLYSHERQSYSIHPTQSHPIITNTISELGLIDIPFTGSPFTWSNHRDQLNQVRTRLDRALCLPSWMTIFPNEILNNLIPCGSDHAPILLNTNPQNESLSKPFRFYEHWLTNSTCKEEIKKNWVCSKKGTEAFKVTNKLRRVKNGLKIWRIKEYGDTDTKIKEVQEQLQVIINQPQINMEDHQRCQQQVKSLYEVKNRIAYQQSRESTIRYQERNSKIFHAQANYRRRTNQIHSLKSVDGEWKNTRAEITQILLEHFQEITTTSNPEKNDEIMNLISPCITAEENNKLTAVPTSQEIRKVCSK, encoded by the coding sequence ATGGGTGAAAATATGAATCTCCCTTGGGTCATTATAGGAGATTTCAACTCAACCCTATATAGCCATGAAAGACAAAGCTACTCAATACACCCTACTCAATCCCATCCAATCATAACCAACACCATCTCAGAGCTTGGTCTCATAGATATCCCATTTACTGGTAGCCCTTTCACATGGTCAAACCATAGAGATCAACTCAATCAGGTCAGAACCAGATTAGATAGAGCTCTTTGTTTACCCAGCTGGATGACTATCTTTCCAAATGAAATACTTAACAACCTTATCCCATGTGGCTCAGATCATGCTCCCATCTTACTAAAcaccaatcctcaaaatgaaagTCTCAGCAAACCATTCAGATTCTATGAACACTGGCTCACAAATAGCACCTGcaaagaagaaatcaagaaaaATTGGGTATGCTCAAAGAAGGGCACTGAAGCTTTTAAAGTCACAAACAAGCTAAGACGAGTTAAGAATggcttgaagatatggagaattaAGGAGTATGGAGACACTGATACAAAAATAAAAGAGGTTCAGGAACAACTTCAAGTAATAATCAATCAGCCTCAGATAAATATGGAGGATCATCAAAGATGTCAACAACAAGTTAAATCTCTATATGAAGTGAAGAACAGAATTGCTTACCAACAATCAAGAGAAAGTACAATAAGATATCAAGAAAGAAATTCAAAGATCTTTCATGCTCAAGCCAACTATAGAAGGAGGACAAATCAAATCCATTCTCTAAAGAGTGTTGATGGTGAGTGGAAAAATACAAGAGCAGAAATCACACAAATATTGTTGGAGCACTTTCAAGAAATAACTACTACTTCTAATCCTGAAAAGAATGATGAGATAATGAACCTCATAAGTCCATGCATCACTGCAGAGGAAAACAATAAACTTACTGCAGTTCCAACCTCTCAGGAAATCAGGAAAGTGTGTTCCAAATAA
- the LOC113282635 gene encoding protein FLX-like 4 isoform X2, which yields MAGHVPSTFEGNFIQGMACRGPFPAHHPLERRHPSERELLENKLAAQKADIERYTMENQRLADTHVSLRHELVDAQQEMQKLQAHIRSIGTESDIQIRLLVDKMAKMEEDVRAGESIKKERLQAHMEAKSLIVVRHELNAQIKHATQELQETQSGVKSLPELHGELNSLSQEHQRLRVTFESEKGLNVELVEQLQRMENIMMSMAKEVEKLRAEVANAENRAYASNAYGEVFGNQDPYAALPPPPPSLLPPPPLLLPSPPPPPPFLPPPPPPPPPSTPPPSTPVIAAQVDGGYNGNPIKTGVGTSGDAQNVYARGATTALAGSASSSNGGAVVGAGGTTVSSGARSGCER from the exons ATGGCTGGACATGTTCCGTCTACATTCGAGGGAAATTTTATACAAGGGATGGCATGTCGTGGTCCATTTCCTGCTCACCACCCTTTGGAGCGTCGTCATCCGAGCGAGCGTGAGCTCCTGGAGAACAAGCTGGCTGCTCAAAAAGCAGACATAGAACGATACACTATGGAAAATCAGAGATTGGCAGATACTCATGTTTCCCTAAGACACGAACTTGTTGATGCTCAGCAGGAGATGCAGAAGCTTCAGGCTCACATCAGAAGCATCGGAACAGAAAGTGATATTCAGATTCGACTTTTGGTGGATAAGATGGCCAAAATGGAGGAGGATGTTAGGGCTGGGGAGAGTATTAAGAAAGAACGGTTACAGGCACATATGGAGGCAAAATCCCTAATTGTTGTGAGGCATGAGCTTAATGCTCAAATTAAACACGCTACTCAGGAATTACAGGAGACCCAGTCTGGGGTCAAATCATTACCAGAGCTCCATGGAGAGCTTAATAGTTTGTCCCAAGAACACCAGAGGTTACG GGTCACGTTTGAATCCGAAAAGGGTTTGAACGTGGAGCTAGTAGAACAATTGCAAAGAATGGAGAACATTATGATGTCAATGGCAAAAGAAGTGGAGAAGTTACGTGCCGAGGTGGCCAATGCAGAAAACAGAGCTTATG CATCAAATGCTTATGGAGAAGTTTTCGGAAACCAAGATCCTTACGCAGCACTCCCTCCTCCCCCTCCTTCACTCCTACCTCCCCCTCCTTTACTCCTACCTTcgcctccacctccacctccttTTCTCCCACCTCCAcctcctccacctccaccatccaCTCCTCCACCATCTACCCCGGTGATTGCTGCCCAAGTTGATGGTGGCTACAATGGGAATCCTATAAAGACTGGTGTTGGGACATCAGGTGATGCACAAAATGTATATGCAAGGGGCGCCACTACCGCCCTTGCTGGTTCTGCTAGCAGTAGTAATGGTGGTGCTGTTGTTGGTGCTGGGGGTACCACAGTAAGTAGTGGGGCCAGGAGCGGATGCGAAAGATGA